Genomic DNA from Macadamia integrifolia cultivar HAES 741 chromosome 6, SCU_Mint_v3, whole genome shotgun sequence:
GCACCCAATTTTAAAATTGTCCTAGTCCACACATAACTCCATAGAAGCCCAATTTTCTATCAGAATCTCACTTTTTGACTGTTATTTTGTTTACTAGTATGCTCAAGCCAGACATTGCACTATTTGCAGTTGTTTTACTTCATTTGTCTTTCACTTATCTTTTCAATGGCAAGCACACCAAGCAAAATTTTTCTCTATTTGCAAGTTTGCTTAGATGCATGTGAGTATTGTTGACTTAAAAGGGAACTTAATGGTTTACTTCAAAGCATCACATTTGTAGCTTGCTGGATGAAATGAAACTACTCTTTTATAATGGAATTAAACCTTTAAGCTTGCGGGGATGAATTTCTAGCTCACTAGCAGGTAACTATCAGTTACGTTATAGCCTAAGCAAGTAAGTACGCAATCTTATTCGTCTGAAGCACGCTAGATGAACTTGGGTACTAGAAAGGGCTAGGTTATAAAAGCTTACCTGTTCTAAACTTGTGACTTTTGTGTAGGATTcggatccggatcctctccagcgACTGACACTCTAACTACCTTTCAACCAAACACAGACACGCCTAGAGCTGCATATCCCAAGTGTTGGGATACATGCCTTTGTTTGGTTGGAGGGTGATTGAAATGAGTAATTGttggagaggagccgaatccttTCATGTACGGCCTAATTTTATTGTTTACTATTTGGTACTTTCTCAATACTTGCAAAGGGGGGAAGCCACTAAATTGAAGGTTTCGCTCGCTCACTCTAACGCTCGTTTAGTAGACAGTGAGTGGAGTGCATAAGCACCAGCAAGAAAACTACTGCACGTTAGCACAACGGTGGTCTACAATCAACTAGCCATTGCTTGTTAGGGGCAAGTACTACACTAGCTCGTAAGTCAAGTACGAGATTGTAAGAAATGTAGAAGTGTGGCCAGCTGGCCTTACCTAGTCATACATGACAAGGCAATATTGACATGGCAAAACTACAAGATATAATTGACAAGATAAAATCACTTATGGCAATGGAGTATTGACCAAGATAAGAGGGAGAAGATtgcaaaatcaaatccaaagtcAAGGATTTGGACACAGATGATGAGGGTTActttcgattaaaaaaaaaaaaaaaaaagattgaaagtTACCTTAAATTGCAAACCAAATGTTTTCTATAAAATAGGCAATAATCAAGCAGGCACATAATGAATGATCCTCTCGTCTCTTCCATCATAGCCCAGGATCCTACTTTATCcgtttttctctctttcaatcttgttatAGTGCATTCCAAGACCTAAAGCGCTTCATTGGTACTACAAAACTTAAACTCCTTCAAGAAAAGCAGAAGACTTAACTTGTATGGAGGCGCCAATATTTGTTAGAAGTTAGAactttagaaatgaaataaaaagattCCATTGAAgttcgacaaaaaaaaaaaaaaaaagttaagtgGACAAAatcttaccaaagaaaaaaaaaagaagaagaaagaaaaaagaataaaagaaaaaaaggaaaagtggACAGAATTATTAAGTGGCTGAACTGACTTCAAGGGCAATCTATAGGTAACTAGGTAAGACGTACTAGGAACCGAGAGTGTCTGATGAAGACGAGATAATTAAAGCATtaactctttgtttttttggtaggtTTAAAGCATTAATTGGAATTCTATCTTTTTGGTTGATTGAAGTTTGTAACTCAAATACAATACAACGAACAAACGatagaaatgtttttttagaacgataccaaacaagCCCTAAGAGAACAGTGAGATTCTATAAATCTGTTTCTAAAAGAATGTCACTTCATCAATGCAAGTTCCACCATATATAGGTCAGGATTCTTTACCCACATGGGTAGTTATTGTTGTAAAGGAATCTCCTTTGTTTATAACTGTGTCAATTAAGATGGCTTCATTATTAGCTGTCAATGTAGGAAGACACCACATGTGGGTAAGGAATCTGGACTTAAACCGATTCCAACCCTATTAAGCACACTTGAGTCTTGTATGGTTCATTCCCATTATTCATTCCAATATCTGAATctccaaaaggagaaaaaaagttaGGCTGCGTATGATAGTTGTTTAATTCAAGAAATGATGTTTAgtgtcaaaaataaaattttcagtttttgtatcaaaataccttttttaaaataaaaagatattaTTTGATGAACCTGTTTTAAGAACAATTTActctagttgttcactttttttatattttgaaacaaaaccaaaatgatgaaataagaTTTgcatttttagcttcttttttttNNNNNNNNNNNNNNNNNNNNNNNNNNNNNNNNNNNNNNNNNNNNNNNNNNNNNNNNNNNNNNNNNNNNNNNNNNNNNNNNNNNNattaaaaaaaaaaaaagaagctaaaaacaCAAAGTTTACATCAAAACACTTTGCTCCGTTCTTTTATTACtctgtaaaataataaaaaaaaatatcaaaaacaaTTTTCTCAATAACTATCAAACTATCAAACGCAACCTGAGAGACCTGAAATGGCTATTGATACTTAATAAGGGGAGTTCAATATTAACAGTAGCATTACTAGTAAGCAACTTCACAGATCGACATCTTAGCTGGTCAGATGTCTCACTCGCAAAGCATTATTCCCACAATAAAGCCATTTGTCAAAGGTTCAAAATTGAAAACCCAAAAGTCATCATTattgataaaagaaaattgatcTAAATAAGCATTAATTTTGACATTATCAATCAAATATCTGATGTGGGTCCCCTCTATGGTAGTTAGATCACTAGAGATCACTAGATTTGTGATTCTTTATTCGGATGACAAGTGCCAAGATAAAAAGCCagtaatagtaaaaaaaataaaaataaataaataaataaaataaaaagttttcTCAATATAACGGTCGAAACAGGTTGTATCAACTATCAACCTCCATTGACTTAACACCAAGACGAGTCACAAAGTTGAAAGCCAAATGAGTGAAAGAGAACGTTAATTTCGACGAACCAGACGGAGAATCAAGCGAAGACTGGTAGGAATGAGAGGAAGGCCGTGAACGGTAGCTCACAAATACACACACACCCACGGCACACACACAGAGTCAAAagtcacagagagagagagagagagagagagagagagggggggggggttgtgctTGAACTGGAGAAGCGCCGGAGACTGGAATctgaaaaggagaaaagagatgTTTGGGGTTGCAGGAGGTGAATTCCTGAAGGAATTCGCGGTAATAGGAGGTTTGATAAGCGTTCAAGCCATATACGGATTCTGTGCGGTGTTCACAAGCCATCTGTTGTCCATTGGCGTTGGTCCTCTATTTCTTATCATCTATGGAAGCTTTACAACCTCCATCatcctccttcctttctctaTTTCCTTTGAAAGGTTTGTATCCATAACTTTATTTAGCAAAAATGTCCTGTCCATAACTTAATTTAGCAAAAAATTTCTGTCCCTAAATGAAAAAGCTGCTTATAACCAGAAGATTTTTGGTTCTTTGGTCATGTAGGAAAAGCTGGCCCAACAAAATCACTCTAAAGTTGATACttaaattgttgttgatttccTTTGGAGGGTAAGGAATTTCAATACTTTTGTCTTATAATATTATCATTCTTTGTAGTGATGATGACTGGCAGATGAAGCATTTGaatatgcagaagagaaatgaaGTTGGATTAATTGTAGCTATATATAGGAGATGAATGGGGTTTtgtgtttttaatatttttagtgTTTGATTTTCAGGGTAGTGTTCCAAGCTCTGATGCTCATGGGGGTTAAGAAGACATCTCCTGCAGTGGCTTCTGCCATGCCCAACCTTGCTCCAGGGTTCATCTTCCTCATTGCCTGGTCACTCGggtacccctctctctctctctctctcacactcaGATTATCACAGGCAAAGCCACATGAATGATATGATATACAGAAGATGATGGAAAAAATTTCAGCTGCTGTAGCTGCAACCCCATAATAATAgtcaagggaatggaatcccaGTGGTAGGTTTGAAAATACCAATCTTTAGTGAATTTTTCCACCCCTACCCATGAGATTCCATTCCCCTGACTGGTACCTAGCTGCAACCCAGGCAGCAGCCAAGTTTCGTTCTACTGAAGATACTTATCCCTCAATGCTCATGTTATTCATAATTAATTCCttgatataaatatatatatatatatatatatattttatggagAATATATGTTTTCCACAGCCCCGAGGATTCACAATACTAGGGTAATTATTACTCTGACCCTTATTGTATGAAGTCGATAATACCCTCTTTATTCCAAGACACAAAAACCCATGAACAAGGGATTCTCCATTCACAGTGGGTGGGGGGaaactctctcttttttaatagGACAAGAATTTGTCAGTTTCCTCCAGCTTCTCCTACagtgaaaagaattttttttttttttttttgttttaagaagaaaagaaaatctcttcatccacgGGATTTTGAGGAAAGGGTATTTTAAACATTTGACAATAATAATAAGAGTTAATAACATTCACTGTTTTAGAAGTCCGCTCAGAATGTCAAATCGCAatagatgaagagattctctcttcacctagGTGAAGCAAAAACTCCCAAAATGTGGATGCACAGAGGATTTGTTTGTCTGCGTGCTTGTGTAAGTGCTTCAAGAGGGCTCTTCCATATTTGACAGTTCTTCCTTGCAGGTTAGAGAAAGTAAAGCCCCAATGCATCTATAGTAAAGCCAAGATTGTAGGGACTCTTGGTTGTATCATTGGAGCCATAGCCATTAGCTTCTTTCATGCTCCTCGGACTACAGAAGCACCTGTGATACTTGCAACTATAGACACAATCAAGATCATTGGCAGCTTATATCTCATTGGTGGAGTTTTTGTTTTATCCTGTACTATTGTTTTGCAGGTAATTGTCTTGATTCTATACTTGGATCATCTATTTGTCTTAACTTCAAAATTTGATCATCTGAAGATATGACTAACTCTTTTCATGGTCCACAGGCTCATGTTATGATCGATTTCCCTGCACCCATGTCCTTATGTGCTGTAACAGCCCTGACTGGTGCTATTATTAGTGGGATATTGCAGTTGATTCAAGAACATAAGTTGGATTTTAGTTGGCCACTCGTGGATACTCGAGTCCTTATTGGGGCTGCCCTACTGGTAAGTGTTAAATCAGACACCAAATAGGTTTGAAGGATGGGGTTGtggatttttttccctccttgGTTCATGGCAAACTTTTCTGGGTGGGAAACAAGTTAGGGTTACGCTATGCGTAGACATAAGGTGGCGTAATATGATTCATGTGCCCTTTCTGGGTGCGTACCCCAGTGTCTTACTCAGTAAATACTTgccctttaattttttatgaaaaattcgACGATTCCTTTCCCAAACAGGTCTCCAAGAGTTGAAGGTAACTTTGGGTTGAGATTGAGAATATTATACCACTAATAGGAACCTTAGAAGAACTCAACTCTATAATTTAACTTATAAGGTGAGGGAGCTAATAAGCATATCAACTCATATCAAAATCCACATAAGGGTTGAGATCAAGTGTTGCTTGCTATGATACCGCTAATACGAATCTTGAAACACCTCAACCTATAAACCAGCGTGTAAGCTGAGGGAACCTAAGATTATATCAATCCACATCAAATCCCTTTTGTAACCATAATGATATCAGGCTATCAGCCCCCATAAGATTGATATGAGATCGTATCGCACcccaataaaaatttaaaaataattaaaaaaaaggaacacATATCTTCTTAATGGAACTTAAATTGGTTTCAAAGTTGAccagaaaaaattataagaaaaaccAATACTCCATTGTCCTCAAcagtaagaaaataaattcttaGAGGACAATTTCCTCATTAATGCTCAAAAAGAACCAtgtcaattcaatttattaagcCTTACTCCTTGTCCATTAATTCTGCCACCGACTTCTACTTATCTCCTTATATTTCAATAAATCACTAGTCTTTTCTTAGATTCGTTATTCTATCATTTAGTTTTCCTaatttaatgatattttttttatgtttttactAAGCTTTTTTGTATTTCATGAGCATGAATAATTGTATTTATTTTACTCTTTTTTCCTTCCACCTTATGGATTTTCATAAATATTGGAACATATAGGGAGGGATTGTAGGTGGAGCCTCCACAAGCTTTAGTACGTGGGTAATGAAAAAGAGGGGACCTGTCTTTGTCTCCATGTTTAGCCCCATCGGAACTGTGTTCTCTGTTATAATCTCTTGCCTCACAATAGGAGATTCCATTACCATAGGAAGGTATCTTTTaaatttttctcccttttatgTTGTGTCCTCTTCGTTTCGGAAGTTCATTCtatttttacatctatttctttctcactttatcccctttcttccgtTTATGACgtttatttcaatttcttatcCTTGGACTTTGCAGCCTATTAGGAATGCTACTCATGTTCACTGGTCTCTATTTGTGCTTATGGGCTAAGAAGAATGAAGGTCAAGTCTACATGGACACAGATACTGAGACAACAAAATCTTATGATCCAGAGCAGCCTCTTTTAAGTTAACAGTCCATTAGTTCATCCTTTGTTCTGTATCATATTTGATTTCAAGTCTTTCTCCACGCAGaggagtccctccccctcctcttttTTGGGTAGGAATGTGAAGCCTTGTAAGGTAAAAATGTATAAACATAGAATACAGAAGAAAACAGGTGGTTTAAGATGGCTAATATCTTCAATTATAGGATCACAGCATGGCTTTAGAACAAGTTCTTccacaaaaaattcaaaataggcCGCCTCCTAAGAGACCCCTTGCAATCCGATTCCAGTTACATTTTGAAACAGCAAGAATCAGCCTGGTTAACTTAAAacgatgattttttttttttttgatcagtCACGGAATTCGCTTTACCANNNNNNNNNNNNNNNNNNNNCCAATCCCTACAACTTTGTTTGACCCGGTCCCCTCTCTACTAATCTTtgccccttccccttccccttccccttccccttcccttttcctcgtcccacccaaaa
This window encodes:
- the LOC122081158 gene encoding WAT1-related protein At5g47470-like → MFGVAGGEFLKEFAVIGGLISVQAIYGFCAVFTSHLLSIGVGPLFLIIYGSFTTSIILLPFSISFERKSWPNKITLKLILKLLLISFGGVVFQALMLMGVKKTSPAVASAMPNLAPGFIFLIAWSLGLEKVKPQCIYSKAKIVGTLGCIIGAIAISFFHAPRTTEAPVILATIDTIKIIGSLYLIGGVFVLSCTIVLQAHVMIDFPAPMSLCAVTALTGAIISGILQLIQEHKLDFSWPLVDTRVLIGAALLGGIVGGASTSFSTWVMKKRGPVFVSMFSPIGTVFSVIISCLTIGDSITIGSLLGMLLMFTGLYLCLWAKKNEGQVYMDTDTETTKSYDPEQPLLS